CCTTGGGGCATTGGCGTCGGAACTCACGGCCTCCATCGCAAGCATTTCGAAGCTCATTTCGCCTGGAAGCCGGGTTGGTTTCGTTCATGTGCCGCGTGAATATGGCAACTCGGTTCGAAACCTGATTGGCGAAAGCACCTGGATGGCGTCGCCCATCACCGCGGAATTGATCTCGGGTTGGGTACGCGACGGAACCCTCAAGCGCACGCTCGCCGAAAAGCGCAAGGCCAACGCCATACGTTACGAATTGGCTTCCACGGTTCTAGGCACGTCCCGTTTGCAAGGAGCAGCTGACAAGGTTTTCGCTTGGTTGGGTCTTCCTGAGGGCGTTGATCCCGGTGTGGTTGAGGCAAATTTGGCCCATCAGGGCGTCGCAGCGCTGTCGTCAAGATACTTTCAGGTCTCAGATCGAGGCGTGAAGCCTTATATGCGCGTGACTTTTGGTTCGATCGTCGGCGAAATCGAGTTTCGCAGGGCCTTGGAGCTTCTTGACTGGGCCCGCACATCTGACCCTGGAGAGCGGTTCAGGGCGTCGCCGGTTGGATAGTCGCCGCAGCCTTTCTTTGACATTGCCTTGGTCTGCGTCAATAAGCAGGCAAACTGGTGAGCAACCGTCTGCCTGCGGCTGATCAACCGGATAGAACCGGATGGAAAATGGCGTTCTGGACCCGAAAAAACAAAGACACCAAGTCGAAGGAAGCGGTCATTGCTGCGGACTTCGACGCCGCCGACAAGCCATATGCGGTGCTGCAAAATGTTTCGCTGGAGCTTGAGGGCCGGACGGTGCTTCAGAACATCTCTCTGTCCCTGCAGGAAGCGCGGGTCGGGATCGTCGGGCTGAATGGATCTGGTAAAAGCAGCCTCGTGCGTCTTTTGAACGGCCTGCGTATGCCCACCGGAGGCGAGGTGCGCATGTTCGACGTTTCGACTGAAGCCTGGCGCGAAGAGCTACCGCGCTATGTTGGCTTCGTGTTTCAGAATCCGGACCATCAGGCCATTTTCCCGACCGTCGAGGAAGAGATTGCTTTCGGCCTGACGCAGCTGGGTGTTGCCAGGGCCGAGGCTCGCACTCAGGCTCTT
This sequence is a window from Labrenzia sp. CE80. Protein-coding genes within it:
- a CDS encoding ABC transporter ATP-binding protein — protein: MAFWTRKNKDTKSKEAVIAADFDAADKPYAVLQNVSLELEGRTVLQNISLSLQEARVGIVGLNGSGKSSLVRLLNGLRMPTGGEVRMFDVSTEAWREELPRYVGFVFQNPDHQAIFPTVEEEIAFGLTQLGVARAEARTQALAFLDRHHCGPLAEKPFADLSEGQKQLICLLAVLVMKPKLLILDEPMSSLDGLATKRIERKLAELDQKIVMISHDLDLLRNFDRVLWVDEGKIRMDSVPGDVLPAYEADLEQRAARDPEGLQP